One genomic region from Grus americana isolate bGruAme1 chromosome 15, bGruAme1.mat, whole genome shotgun sequence encodes:
- the LOC129213312 gene encoding LOW QUALITY PROTEIN: parvalbumin beta-like (The sequence of the model RefSeq protein was modified relative to this genomic sequence to represent the inferred CDS: deleted 1 base in 1 codon), which translates to MALSGILTKAEIAAGLQSCQAADSFDYRIFFCKVGLNSKFKEQLTKVFRILDQDKSGFTEEDQLKLFLQNFSASARALTDADTKAFLAGDDSDGDGKTGMDEFQALGKS; encoded by the exons ATGGCTCTTTCTGGTATCCTGACAAAAGCTGAAATTGCTGCTGGCCTACAGAGCTGTCAAG CTGCTGATTCATTCgattacagaatttttttttgt aaagtgGGTCTCAACTCCAAGTTCAAAGAGCAGCTCACCAAAGTCTTCAGAATTCTTGACCAGGACAAGAGTGGCTTTACTGAGGAAGATCAACTGAa ACTTTTCCTCCAGAATTTCTCAGCCAGTGCCAGAGCTTTGACGGATGCTGACACCAAGGCATTCCTGGCAGGAGATGATAGTGATGGAGATGGTAAAACTGGAATGGATG agtttcAAGCTCTGGGCAAATCTTAA
- the LOC129213266 gene encoding parvalbumin, thymic CPV3: MSLTDILSSSDIAAALRDCQAPDSFSPKKFFQISGMSKKSSSQLKEIFRILDNDQSGFIEEDELKYFLQRFECGARVLTTSETKTFLAAADHDGDGKIGAEEFQEMVQS; this comes from the exons ATGAGCCTTACAGACATTCTAAGCTCTTCTgatattgctgctgctctgcggGACTGCCAAg ctccAGATTCCTTTAGTCCcaaaaaattctttcagatcAGTGGGATGTCTAAAAAGAGTAGCAGCCAGCTCAAGGAGATCTTCCGGATTCTCGACAATGATCAAAGTGGCTTTATTGAGGAAGATGAGCTCAA GTATTTCCTTCAGAGGTTTGAGTGTGGAGCCAGAGTGTTAACCACCTCAGAAACCAAGACCTTCTTGGCAGCTGCAGATCATGATGGGGATGGTAAAATTGGGGCTGAAG AATTCCAGGAAATGGTGCAGTCTTAG